From Salvia splendens isolate huo1 chromosome 16, SspV2, whole genome shotgun sequence, a single genomic window includes:
- the LOC121769769 gene encoding phosphoribosylaminoimidazole-succinocarboxamide synthase, chloroplastic-like → MAQSNCINSPTTLAGKLSLRANSSSVSSGFLKTFTSSKFNSRKFCTMRISASSLPSSVSGGPPKSLLLDSSERKNELMDAIKSSLSNCLSETHLDSAVPGLHSKTRGKVRDIYDGGDYLVLVTTDRQSAFDRVLASIPFKGQVLNETSLWWFNQTQHIIPNAVVSSPDRNVTIAKKCSVFPVEFVVRGYVTGSTDTSLWTVYQKGVRNYCGNALPDGMVKNQKLAANILTPTTKAADHDVPITPEEIIRSGLMSESDYIEASKAALSLFEYGQRIAREHGLILVDTKYEFGKGSDGAVLLIDEVHTPDSSRYWIADSYEDRFHKGLEPENIDKEFLRLWFKDNCNPYEDEVLPEAPEELISELSWRYIFLYETITKSKFELPSTKEPIHDRIASNVSHALSSLP, encoded by the exons ATGGCTCAATCTAACTGCATAAATTCTCCGACAACTCTCGCCGGAAAGCTCTCTCTCAGAGCAAACTCTTCATCCGTTTCCTCAGGCTTTCTTAAAACATTCACCTCTAGCAAGTTTAATAGTAGAAAGTTTTGTACAATGAGAATTTCTGCGTCATCGTTGCCTTCTTCAGTTTCCGGCGGGCCCCCGAAATCGCTATTGTTGGACAGCAGTGAACGAAAGAACGAATTGATGGATGCTATCAAGAGCTCTCTTTCCAATTGTCTATCTGAAACTCATCTTGATTCTGCTGTTCCCGGTCTCCATTCCAAGACCAGAGGCAAG GTGAGGGATATATATGATGGAGGAGACTACCTTGTCCTTGTCACAACTGATAGGCAGAGTGCTTTTGACAGGGTTCTTGCTTCAATTCCCTTCAAGGGGCAG GTACTGAATGAAACTAGTCTGTGGTGGTTTAACCAAACTCAGCACATTATCCCGAATGCAGTTGTGTCGTCTCCGGACAGGAATGTAACAATTGCAAAGAAATGTTCTGTTTTCCCTGTTGAATTTGTTG TCAGAGGTTATGTAACCGGAAGTACTGATACATCACTTTGGACTGTCTACCAAAAGGGTGTCCGAAACTATTGTGGGAATGCGCTTCCTGATG GGATGGTGAAAAACCAAAAGTTGGCAGCAAATATACTCACACCGACTACTAAAGCAGCAGATCATGATGTTCCCATAACACCCGAAGAG ATTATTCGGAGCGGATTGATGTCTGAATCCGACTATATTGAAGCCAGTAAAGCAGCACTAAGTCTGTTTGAGTATGGTCAG CGCATTGCACGGGAGCACGGCCTGATTCTGGTGGATACTAAATACGAATTTGGTAAAGGATCTGATGGCGCAGTGCTCTTGATAGATGAG GTGCATACACCGGACTCGAGCAGGTATTGGATAGCCGATTCTTATGAAGACCGCTTTCATAAGGGTCTTGAACCTGAAAATATCGACAAG GAATTTCTGAGGTTGTGGTTCAAAGACAATTGCAATCCTTACGAGGACGAG GTTTTACCCGAAGCACCCGAGGAGCTCATCTCTGAATTGTCTTGGCG GTATATCTTCTTGTATGAGACGATCACGAAATCGAAATTCGAACTGCCCTCGACTAAG GAACCTATACATGACAGAATAGCCTCGAATGTTTCTCACGCGCTCTCATCTCTTCCGTAG
- the LOC121772566 gene encoding protein SUPPRESSOR OF FRI 4-like isoform X1 yields MGKKKKRGAVDKVWCYYCDREFEDEKILVQHQKAKHFKCHVCHKKLSTAGGMAIHVLQVHKEQVTKVPNAKPGRESTEIEIYGMQGIPADVLASHYGEEDDENPSKAAKIDLPISQIGGGVIPRSLGVGYPPQPLPPNYNPRIPGPPGSWQIPPRPQPWYPQHPTVSVPLPGQVGLPQQPLFPVHNIQTPVPSAATPGLQPILPITPPGMPATAPPVPVSQPLFPVVPNSNIPPQSSPFSAPIPSMSLPLSSSSDIKSAEPLFGGTLATNHYGIPGTPAIPLANSHSYASGPNTGGPSIGPPPVIANKAPATQPATNEVYLVWDDEAMSMEERRLSLLKYQVHDENSQVSHQPIKLYLHSVYRIVLVKYPGGWTYAACGFPVHIFTLFSHR; encoded by the exons atggggaagaagaagaagagaggggCGGTGGATAAGGTGTGGTGCTACTACTGCGACAGGGAGTTTGAAGACGAGAAGATATTGGTGCAGCACCAGAAAGCCAAGCACTTCAAGTGCCATGTCTGCCACAAGAAGCTCTCCACCGCCGGCGGAATGGCCATCCATGTGCTCCAGGTTCACAAGGAACAAGTCACCAA AGTCCCTAATGCGAAACCTGGAAGAGAATCAACGGAGATTGAGATATATGGAATGCAAGGAATTCCAGCTGATGTCCTGGCTTCACATTATGGAGAGGAAG ATGATGAGAACCCTTCAAAAGCAGCTAAAATTGATCTACCAATCTCCCAAATAGGCGGTGGTGTGATACCTCGATCACTAGGGGTTGGATATCCTCCACAGCCTTTACCTCCGAA TTACAATCCCAGAATACCTGGGCCACCTGGTAGTTGGCAAATTCCACCTCGTCCACAGCCTTGGTATCCTCAGCATCCAACTGTTTCGGTTCCACTCCCTGGGCAAGTGGGATTGCCTCAACAGCCTTTGTTTCCTGTGCACAATATTCAGACTCCTGTTCCATCTGCAGCAACCCCTGGGCTTCAACCAATATTACCAATCACTCCTCCGGGGATGCCTGCAACAGCACCTCCTGTTCCTGTTTCTCAACCTCTATTTCCTGTCGTTCCTAACAGTAATATACCTCCCCAGAGTTCCCCATTTTCTGCTCCTATACCTTCAATGAGCCTGCCTTTAAGTTCTTCCTCAGACATAAAGAGTGCAGAACCTCTCTTTGGTGGCACTTTGGCAACCAATCATTACGGAATTCCAGGAACCCCAG CCATACCTCTTGCGAATTCACATTCCTATGCATCTGGTCCAAATACTGGAGGTCCGTCTATTGGGCCACCTCCAGTGATCGCAAATAAAGCCCCAGCTACACAACCCGCAACTAATGAGGTCTACTTAGTTTGGGATGACGAGGCTATGTCTATG GAGGAAAGAAGATTGTCCTTATTGAAGTATCAGGTGCATGACGAGAATAGCCAGGTAAGTCATCAACCTATAAAATTATATCTTCATTCTGTATATAGGATTGTGTTAGTCAAATATCCTGGTGGCTGGACTTATGCTGCCTGTGGTTTCCCAGTGCACATATTTACTCTTTTTTCGCATAGATAA
- the LOC121770979 gene encoding protein UNUSUAL FLORAL ORGANS-like has product MEPSSFPNPITIPFPYPFPSIPTSPICTNSRPWMNSRIWSRLPQRLVDRIVASLPPPAFFRARAVCKRWYGLIFSTAFIEIYLQVSPSRHWFIFFKQQGIKNCIYKNAASAAASGGGGEAFLFDPENLKWYRLGIPMVPAGVTPASASGGLVCFVSEESGSKSIVLCNPVMGNLIQLPSTLRPRLCPSIGLTITNSSIDLIFAGDDLISPYAVKNLTSESFHIDGGGFYSIWGTTAALPRLCSLESGRMIHVAGRFYCMNYSPFSVLAYDVVSNQWSKIQAPMRRFLRSPSLVESRGRAVLVAAVEKSKLNVPKSLRLWALQECGAAWVEIERMPQQLYNQFVEVEWGRGFEAVAHGDYVVVVIKGSERALLFDFGGKRWSWICPCPYGGGGGEEELRGFAYEPRLAVPITGLLEQLTLPFNSFAA; this is encoded by the coding sequence atggaGCCTTCCTCTTTCCCAAATCCAATCACCATTCCCTTTCCTTACCCTTTCCCATCCATTCCCACTTCCCCAATCTGCACCAACTCCCGCCCATGGATGAACTCCAGAATCTGGAGCCGGCTTCCGCAGCGCCTCGTTGATCGCATAGTCGCCTCCCTCCCGCCGCCGGCTTTTTTCAGAGCCCGCGCCGTCTGCAAGCGGTGGTACGGACTCATCTTCTCCACCGCCTTCATCGAGATTTATCTCCAGGTCTCCCCATCTAGACATTGGTTCATCTTTTTCAAGCAGCAAGGAATCAAAAACTGCATCTACAAAAACGCCGCCTCTGCCGCCGccagcggaggcggcggcgaggCGTTTCTGTTTGATCCGGAAAACCTTAAATGGTACAGATTGGGGATTCCTATGGTTCCGGCGGGGGTTACGCCGGCGTCCGCCTCCGGCGGACTGGTTTGCTTCGTGTCGGAGGAATCCGGATCCAAGAGCATCGTCCTCTGCAATCCGGTGATGGGGAATTTAATCCAGCTGCCGTCGACGCTGCGGCCGCGCCTGTGCCCTAGCATCGGATTAACCATCACTAATTCCTCAATTGACCTAATTTTCGCCGGAGACGATCTGATCTCGCCCTACGCAGTTAAAAATCTGACGTCGGAGAGCTTCCACATCGACGGCGGCGGCTTCTACTCGATCTGGGGGACCACGGCGGCGCTGCCGCGCCTTTGCAGCCTGGAATCGGGGAGAATGATCCACGTGGCGGGGCGATTCTACTGCATGAACTACAGCCCCTTCAGCGTGCTAGCGTACGACGTCGTTTCGAACCAGTGGAGCAAGATCCAGGCTCCGATGCGGCGGTTCCTGCGGTCGCCGAGCCTGGTGGAGAGCCGGGGGAGGGCGGTGCTGGTGGCGGCGGTGGAGAAGAGCAAGCTGAATGTACCGAAAAGCCTGAGGCTGTGGGCGCTGCAGGAGTGCGGGGCGGCGTGGGTGGAGATTGAGCGGATGCCGCAGCAGCTGTATAATCAGTTCGTGGAGGTGGAGTGGGGGCGCGGGTTCGAAGCGGTGGCGCATGGGGACTACGTGGTGGTGGTGATCAAGGGGTCGGAGAGGGCGCTGCTGTTTGATTTTGGGGGGAAGAGGTGGTCGTGGATTTGTCCGTGCCCGTACGGGGGCGGGGGAGGGGAGGAGGAGCTGCGGGGGTTTGCGTACGAGCCGAGGCTGGCCGTGCCGATTACCGGGCTGCTGGAGCAGCTGACGCTGCCGTTTAACTCGTTTGCTGCATAG
- the LOC121772566 gene encoding protein SUPPRESSOR OF FRI 4-like isoform X2, with translation MGKKKKRGAVDKVWCYYCDREFEDEKILVQHQKAKHFKCHVCHKKLSTAGGMAIHVLQVHKEQVTKVPNAKPGRESTEIEIYGMQGIPADVLASHYGEEDDENPSKAAKIDLPISQIGGGVIPRSLGVGYPPQPLPPNYNPRIPGPPGSWQIPPRPQPWYPQHPTVSVPLPGQVGLPQQPLFPVHNIQTPVPSAATPGLQPILPITPPGMPATAPPVPVSQPLFPVVPNSNIPPQSSPFSAPIPSMSLPLSSSSDIKSAEPLFGGTLATNHYGIPGTPAIPLANSHSYASGPNTGGPSIGPPPVIANKAPATQPATNEVYLVWDDEAMSMEERRLSLLKYQVHDENSQMSSIAAAIDRRISESRLAGRMAF, from the exons atggggaagaagaagaagagaggggCGGTGGATAAGGTGTGGTGCTACTACTGCGACAGGGAGTTTGAAGACGAGAAGATATTGGTGCAGCACCAGAAAGCCAAGCACTTCAAGTGCCATGTCTGCCACAAGAAGCTCTCCACCGCCGGCGGAATGGCCATCCATGTGCTCCAGGTTCACAAGGAACAAGTCACCAA AGTCCCTAATGCGAAACCTGGAAGAGAATCAACGGAGATTGAGATATATGGAATGCAAGGAATTCCAGCTGATGTCCTGGCTTCACATTATGGAGAGGAAG ATGATGAGAACCCTTCAAAAGCAGCTAAAATTGATCTACCAATCTCCCAAATAGGCGGTGGTGTGATACCTCGATCACTAGGGGTTGGATATCCTCCACAGCCTTTACCTCCGAA TTACAATCCCAGAATACCTGGGCCACCTGGTAGTTGGCAAATTCCACCTCGTCCACAGCCTTGGTATCCTCAGCATCCAACTGTTTCGGTTCCACTCCCTGGGCAAGTGGGATTGCCTCAACAGCCTTTGTTTCCTGTGCACAATATTCAGACTCCTGTTCCATCTGCAGCAACCCCTGGGCTTCAACCAATATTACCAATCACTCCTCCGGGGATGCCTGCAACAGCACCTCCTGTTCCTGTTTCTCAACCTCTATTTCCTGTCGTTCCTAACAGTAATATACCTCCCCAGAGTTCCCCATTTTCTGCTCCTATACCTTCAATGAGCCTGCCTTTAAGTTCTTCCTCAGACATAAAGAGTGCAGAACCTCTCTTTGGTGGCACTTTGGCAACCAATCATTACGGAATTCCAGGAACCCCAG CCATACCTCTTGCGAATTCACATTCCTATGCATCTGGTCCAAATACTGGAGGTCCGTCTATTGGGCCACCTCCAGTGATCGCAAATAAAGCCCCAGCTACACAACCCGCAACTAATGAGGTCTACTTAGTTTGGGATGACGAGGCTATGTCTATG GAGGAAAGAAGATTGTCCTTATTGAAGTATCAGGTGCATGACGAGAATAGCCAG ATGAGTTCAATTGCTGCAGCCATTGACAGAAGGATATCTGAGAGCAGGCTCGCTGGTCGGATGGCATTTTAG
- the LOC121771044 gene encoding allantoate deiminase 2-like, with protein MAPIPHLSVSISSLFLLLLTACTNGFSEEKNLLHSEILKDEAVARLFELGKVSDSKDFLERTFQSAASVRAGNLIRRWMEDAGLQTWVDQMGNVHGRHEGLNPREKALLIGSHLDTVIDAGMFDGALGIITALSALKVLKIRGMLGSLKRPVEVIAFSDEEGVRFQSTFLGSAVIAGVLPVSTLHVHDKSGVTVQGALRRNAIDISEDNLLQLKYDPESVYGYVEVHIEQGPVLENVGLPLGLVKGIAGQTRLKVTVKGTQGHAGTVPMKMRRDPMSGAAGLIVLLESLCNEPESYLSYDSQCAASTAQSLAGSLVCTVGEISTWPSASNVIPGQVTFTVDIRAMDDLGREAVIYEFSSRIHQICDKRSLLCLIERKHDADAVACDAELSSMLKSAAYAAVRPLGGDEPDNLPVLMSGAGHDAMAMSHLTKVAMLFVRCRGGVSHSPAEHVLDDDVWAAGMALLAFLESLV; from the exons ATGGCGCCGATTCCGCATCTCTCCGTTTCTATTTCCTCTCTCTTCCTGCTTTTACTAACTGCCTGCACAAACGGATTTTCTG AAGAGAAGAACCTTTTGCATTCGGAAATACTAAAGGATGAGGCAGTGGCAAGACTCTTTGAGCTTGGAAAG GTGAGTGACTCGAAAGATTTTCTTGAGAGGACTTTCCAGTCTGCAGCTTCTGTAAGAGCAGGAAACCTTATCAGGAGATGGATGGAGGATGCGGGATTGCAGAC GTGGGTGGACCAAATGGGGAATGTGCATGGTCGCCATGAAGGGCTAAATCCAAGAGAGAAAGCTCTGTTAATCGGCTCTCATTTG GATACGGTTATTGATGCTGGAATGTTCGATGGAGCCCTGGGAATCATTACTGCATTGTCTGCATTGAAAGTGTTGAAAATCAGAGGAATGCTTGGAAGCCTAAAACGCCCGGTGGAG GTTATTGCGTTTAGTGACGAGGAAGGAGTTAGGTTTCAGTCTACCTTCTTAGGAAGTGCAGTCATTGCTGGTGTATTACCCGTTTCAACGCTGCATGTGCACGATAAAAG TGGTGTGACAGTGCAAGGCGCTTTGAGAAGGAACGCCATTGATATCTCTGAGGATAATCTCTTGCAACTCAAATACGACCCAGAATCTGTCTACGGTTATGTTGAG GTTCATATTGAACAAGGACCTGTTCTTGAGAACGTCGGCCTTCCTCTGGGTTTGGTGAAAGGCATTGCAGGACAGACACGGTTGAAG GTGACAGTGAAAGGTACACAAGGGCATGCTGGCACGGTCCCTATGAAAATGAGACGAGATCCTATGTCTGGAGCTGCTGGGCTGATTGTATTGCTCGAGAGTCTCTGTAATGAACCCGAGAGTTATCTATCATACGATAGTCAGTGTGCAGCATCAACAGCACAATCACTAGCAGGGTCTCTCGTTTGTACTGTAGGTGAAATTTCAACCTGGCCAAGTGCAAGCAACGTGATTCCCGGCCAG GTGACCTTCACAGTTGACATACGCGCGATGGATGATCTAGGAAGAGAAGCAGTCATATACGAGTTTTCGAGTAGAATTCACCAAATATGTGACAAGCGTTCGCTTCTGTGTCTCATTGAACGAAAG CACGATGCTGATGCAGTGGCGTGCGACGCTGAGCTGAGCTCGATGCTCAAGTCCGCAGCCTATGCTGCTGTCAGGCCATTGGGTGGCGACGAGCCAGACAACTTGCCCGTGTTGATGAGCGGAGCAGGGCATGATGCTATGGCCATGTCTCATCTAACTAAG GTTGCAATGTTGTTTGTGCGTTGCCGCGGCGGGGTTAGTCATTCTCCGGCGGAGCATGTGTTGGACGACGATGTTTGGGCTGCCGGAATGGCGCTCCTCGCATTTCTTGAGAGTCTTGTGTAA